The window ATGGGAAATTGATGGGTTGACGCGCCGCGGAAACCTTGCTAAGGGATCAGGGCTCATGATGAAAATAGCCGATAGTTACAGCGTTATTATCATTCCAAAAGACAGGGCCGGTGTTAAGCGCTGGGTGGTTTCCAAACAACGGGTTTTTGGGACGTTGGGTTTGGTTTTAGGGTGTGTTCTCTTCACTTCTGTTGTTTGTGTCGGCCTAGTTCATTATCGCCACGAATATGTTGCCACCAATGAACTGCGTACCAAAGGGGCACAATACCAAAAAGAACGTGTCCGTATTTTGGCCCGTCTGAACGAATTAGAGTCTGTTGTAAATCAAAATAAACAATTTGCATCCAAATTGGAGACAATCGTTGGTCTCAATCAAGGGAAACAGATTCAGGCGGAGGTACACCGCAAGTCGCCCTTTCAACTCGCCGCAATGGATCCTTCAACTCTTCCCGGGGAAAACGCTATTTTTGATGAGACCGCTCTCAAAACTTTTAATCTCAAAACCATTGATCTCACCGAAGAGGCCAAAGACGTTGGTCAGCGTTTGAAAGAAGTCTACAAAGCCAACCCCGACGCCTCCTATTTCTGGACCTCCATTCCAACTGTTTGGCCCTTGCGCGGATGGGTCACCTCCGATTTCGGTTGGAGACGATCCCCCATTTCGGGTGGCCGCCAACTGCATGAGGGAATGGATATCGCAAGCCCTTACGGTACACCGGTTTTTTCCAGTGGAGACGGAGTCGTTACTTTTGCGGGGCGTCATGGCGGTTTGGGAAACCAGATCATTGTTGATCATGGTTATGGTTTAGCCACCGTTTACGGACACAATTCACAAATTCTTGTGAAAGAGGGAGATCATGTCAAACGGGGAACATTGATTGCCCGTGTCGGAAGTACTGGTCGCAGTACCGGTCCGCACCTCCACTATGAAGTTTTGGTCAACGGTATTCCG is drawn from Deltaproteobacteria bacterium and contains these coding sequences:
- a CDS encoding M23 family metallopeptidase; the protein is MKIADSYSVIIIPKDRAGVKRWVVSKQRVFGTLGLVLGCVLFTSVVCVGLVHYRHEYVATNELRTKGAQYQKERVRILARLNELESVVNQNKQFASKLETIVGLNQGKQIQAEVHRKSPFQLAAMDPSTLPGENAIFDETALKTFNLKTIDLTEEAKDVGQRLKEVYKANPDASYFWTSIPTVWPLRGWVTSDFGWRRSPISGGRQLHEGMDIASPYGTPVFSSGDGVVTFAGRHGGLGNQIIVDHGYGLATVYGHNSQILVKEGDHVKRGTLIARVGSTGRSTGPHLHYEVLVNGIPIDPTQFILEQL